Proteins encoded in a region of the Leptolyngbya subtilissima AS-A7 genome:
- a CDS encoding GAF domain-containing sensor histidine kinase codes for MTRPKQQRQRQKRRSLPYPKTERDRNLSTSAYTQNPQTVRKDTVCPYLPLLQPSPSGMLSLCFIRDWALAMSVSVFPVVPEGKAANEAAIPPQIWPCCSLQGLSWAERQQRRSQAIATLELSSPSSVPAWEEAVQMAARFLGVPIAVVTLADNQTEYVRAAHGLSSLGVGNPLSQQRQLPLLEGFGVYILDSEQPLLVTDTLENPVLAQNNLVVAYGIRAYGGVPLMTGQGTCIGTLAVMDVQPRVFTAQELGFLAMAARWGMSEYECHRATCLIPTPQAPLESLVDQVRLNLISQLTQDLRSPLTTVLGMTTMLSREIYGPLTPKQREYTDIVHRSSQILMALVEELIDLNPLETERFGLVATAVDIEAIGQQVLATLTPLAEASAQTLYLSVEPGENHWILDQRVVKQILYHLVFSIMQVAGENGALRIHACRRGKTLALALWLSNPWLGEGLPQEVVTVLQASPVPRQPPRSLLGILLGQHLVQRHGGQLLIQGSGDSDCRLMVLLPGLETTKAQSELGYPAAAESACQR; via the coding sequence TTGACCAGGCCAAAGCAGCAGCGGCAGCGGCAGAAGCGACGGTCTTTGCCATACCCCAAGACTGAGCGCGATCGCAACCTCAGCACCAGCGCCTATACCCAGAACCCACAGACGGTACGTAAAGATACCGTCTGCCCCTATCTACCGTTACTTCAGCCATCCCCGTCGGGCATGCTAAGCCTGTGTTTCATCAGGGATTGGGCTTTGGCCATGAGCGTTTCTGTGTTTCCAGTGGTGCCCGAGGGTAAAGCGGCGAACGAAGCGGCAATTCCCCCGCAAATCTGGCCCTGTTGTTCCCTCCAAGGTCTGTCCTGGGCTGAGCGTCAGCAGCGGCGCAGCCAGGCGATCGCTACCCTTGAGCTCAGCTCACCTAGCAGCGTCCCCGCCTGGGAAGAGGCCGTCCAAATGGCGGCTCGCTTCCTCGGCGTCCCCATCGCCGTGGTTACCTTGGCCGACAACCAGACCGAGTACGTGCGAGCGGCCCACGGATTGTCATCCCTGGGGGTAGGCAACCCCCTATCGCAGCAGCGCCAGCTTCCTCTCTTGGAGGGGTTTGGGGTCTACATTCTCGACAGCGAGCAGCCCCTGCTGGTGACCGACACGCTTGAGAATCCAGTCTTGGCCCAAAACAATTTAGTCGTGGCCTATGGCATTAGAGCCTATGGCGGAGTGCCGCTTATGACTGGTCAGGGCACCTGCATTGGCACCCTGGCCGTAATGGATGTGCAGCCGAGAGTGTTCACCGCCCAAGAGCTAGGGTTTCTGGCCATGGCGGCTCGTTGGGGCATGAGCGAGTACGAATGCCATCGGGCCACCTGCCTAATTCCCACCCCTCAAGCTCCCTTAGAGTCTCTAGTAGATCAAGTGCGCCTTAACCTAATTAGTCAGCTCACCCAGGATCTGCGTAGCCCCCTGACCACGGTGCTTGGCATGACCACCATGCTCAGCCGGGAGATCTACGGCCCCCTCACCCCCAAACAGCGCGAATACACCGACATTGTGCATCGCAGCAGCCAGATTTTGATGGCTCTAGTAGAAGAACTTATCGACCTCAACCCCCTGGAGACCGAACGCTTTGGCCTGGTGGCTACCGCTGTCGATATTGAAGCCATAGGTCAGCAGGTGCTAGCCACCCTGACTCCCCTGGCCGAAGCCAGCGCCCAGACCCTCTACCTCTCTGTAGAACCCGGCGAAAACCACTGGATCTTAGACCAGCGCGTGGTCAAGCAAATCCTATATCACCTGGTCTTCAGCATCATGCAAGTGGCCGGGGAAAACGGTGCTCTACGCATCCATGCCTGTCGGCGGGGCAAAACCTTGGCTCTGGCCCTGTGGCTGTCTAACCCTTGGCTAGGGGAAGGGCTACCCCAGGAGGTAGTGACCGTACTGCAGGCTTCTCCAGTACCTCGTCAACCCCCTCGCTCTCTGCTCGGTATCTTGCTGGGCCAGCACCTGGTGCAGCGTCACGGCGGACAGCTGCTCATCCAAGGAAGTGGGGATAGCGACTGTCGGCTGATGGTGCTGCTGCCGGGGTTAGAGACCACCAAAGCGCAGTCAGAGCTAGGTTACCCGGCCGCGGCCGAGAGCGCTTGTCAACGGTAG
- the obgE gene encoding GTPase ObgE has protein sequence MQFIDQAEVEVVAGDGGDGAVAFRREKYVPAGGPAGGNGGPGGSIYLRATQQLQTLLDFRYAHRFKADNGQRGGTKNMTGAAGVDLYLDVPCGTAIYDVATDQLMGDLVEPGQLLCVAQGGKGGLGNRHFLSNRNRAPEHALPGLPGEERRLRLELKLLAEVGIVGLPNAGKSTLISALSAARPKIADYPFTTLIPNLGVVRRPSGDGTVFADIPGLIEGAHQGLGLGHEFLRHIERTRLLLHVVDATAEQPVENFQTIQQELAAYGRDLSDRPQVLALNKVDALTPEALAELIHQFETLVPGPVYGISAVAGTGLGPMLQQIWDLLDQAKAAAAAAEATVFAIPQD, from the coding sequence ATGCAGTTTATCGACCAAGCTGAAGTTGAGGTCGTTGCCGGCGACGGCGGTGATGGCGCTGTTGCCTTTCGGCGTGAAAAGTACGTTCCCGCTGGCGGGCCAGCGGGGGGCAACGGTGGCCCCGGTGGTTCAATCTATCTGCGGGCTACCCAGCAGCTCCAAACCCTGCTTGATTTTCGCTACGCCCACCGATTTAAGGCCGACAACGGTCAGCGGGGCGGCACCAAAAACATGACTGGTGCCGCCGGAGTCGATCTATACCTCGATGTTCCCTGCGGCACCGCCATCTACGATGTCGCCACCGATCAGTTGATGGGCGATTTAGTCGAACCTGGCCAGTTGCTCTGTGTGGCCCAGGGGGGCAAGGGAGGACTGGGAAACCGCCATTTTCTCAGCAACCGTAACCGCGCCCCAGAGCACGCCCTGCCTGGGCTGCCTGGCGAAGAGCGGCGGTTGCGCCTAGAGCTTAAGCTGCTGGCCGAGGTCGGCATTGTCGGCCTGCCCAATGCGGGCAAGTCAACCCTAATTTCAGCCCTGTCAGCGGCACGGCCCAAAATTGCCGACTACCCGTTTACGACTCTAATTCCCAATTTGGGGGTGGTGCGCCGTCCTTCGGGCGACGGCACCGTGTTCGCCGACATTCCTGGCCTAATTGAAGGGGCACACCAGGGGTTAGGGCTAGGCCACGAGTTTTTGCGCCACATTGAGCGCACTCGACTGCTGCTGCACGTGGTCGATGCCACTGCCGAGCAACCAGTGGAGAACTTCCAAACCATCCAGCAGGAGTTGGCAGCTTACGGACGCGACTTAAGCGATCGCCCCCAGGTTTTGGCCCTTAACAAAGTCGATGCCCTCACCCCTGAAGCCCTAGCCGAGCTTATCCACCAGTTCGAAACGCTGGTGCCGGGGCCAGTGTATGGCATTTCAGCCGTGGCCGGTACGGGCTTAGGCCCCATGCTTCAGCAGATTTGGGATCTGCTTGACCAGGCCAAAGCAGCAGCGGCAGCGGCAGAAGCGACGGTCTTTGCCATACCCCAAGACTGA
- a CDS encoding DUF4168 domain-containing protein: MIHLLTYPLSAHRRTLVLATAIASLTVLAGGAGVSIPTATGNVTLGAAAQAQNSSVSSEEVTAYAASILEMEAPRNEALSQIKTLLTGTSHDISSIDMSCTGTANLNQLPRNLRGDIRTIIVNYCNRASEIVQSHGLPGRLFNRITATYPQDQALAEQIRAAMIQLQQQSVNGAE; this comes from the coding sequence ATGATTCACTTATTGACTTACCCTTTATCTGCTCACCGTCGCACCCTGGTCTTGGCCACTGCGATCGCCAGCTTGACCGTGCTAGCCGGTGGCGCGGGCGTTTCTATTCCCACAGCCACGGGCAACGTCACCTTGGGAGCCGCTGCCCAAGCCCAAAACAGTTCGGTCTCCTCTGAGGAAGTAACGGCCTACGCCGCCTCAATTCTTGAGATGGAGGCCCCGCGCAACGAGGCCTTAAGCCAAATCAAGACCCTGCTAACCGGCACCAGTCATGACATTAGCAGCATTGATATGTCCTGCACTGGCACCGCCAACCTCAACCAGCTGCCCCGCAACCTGCGTGGCGACATCCGCACGATCATCGTCAACTACTGCAACCGAGCCAGCGAAATTGTGCAGTCCCATGGGTTGCCAGGACGACTGTTCAACCGGATCACGGCCACCTATCCCCAAGATCAGGCTTTGGCTGAGCAAATTCGAGCAGCAATGATCCAGCTTCAGCAACAATCTGTCAACGGCGCTGAATAA
- the holA gene encoding DNA polymerase III subunit delta: MPAYYFWGDDDFALQKAVQTLRQRTLNEAWASFNYDVVPAEAANGPAQALNQAMTPPFGEGQRLVWLMNTSLGQRCPDPVLAEFERTLPQLPDTSVLLLTSTAKPDGRAKFTKFFKTWGEVREFATIPPWKTDQIHQQVAAVAKERGMNLESGTLDLLTEAVGNDTRQLHLELEKLALYWGANPQPIPPAVAAELVTVSTQTSLKLAQVLKQGDTPTALGLVNDLLDRNEPALRIVATLVSQFRLWLWLKALVGVASDAEVAAAAEIANPKRIYFLKQEVRSLSLTQLQRSLPLLLELESDLKQGRDERATLHTKVIEICQLFRPGST, from the coding sequence ATGCCCGCCTACTACTTCTGGGGCGACGACGACTTTGCCCTCCAAAAGGCCGTCCAAACCCTACGCCAGCGCACCTTAAACGAGGCCTGGGCCAGCTTTAATTACGATGTGGTGCCAGCAGAGGCTGCCAACGGTCCAGCCCAGGCTCTCAACCAGGCCATGACGCCTCCCTTTGGCGAGGGCCAGCGGCTAGTGTGGCTAATGAATACCAGCTTGGGGCAACGCTGCCCAGACCCCGTTCTGGCCGAGTTTGAGCGCACCCTACCCCAGCTGCCCGACACCTCAGTACTGTTGCTTACCAGCACCGCTAAGCCCGATGGCCGGGCTAAGTTCACGAAATTCTTTAAAACCTGGGGTGAGGTGCGCGAGTTTGCCACCATTCCCCCCTGGAAAACTGATCAGATTCACCAGCAGGTCGCCGCCGTAGCCAAGGAACGGGGCATGAACCTGGAGTCTGGCACCCTCGATCTGCTAACGGAAGCGGTGGGCAACGACACCCGCCAGCTCCACTTAGAGTTGGAAAAGTTAGCCCTTTACTGGGGGGCAAACCCACAGCCTATTCCCCCTGCCGTGGCCGCAGAGCTGGTGACGGTATCGACCCAGACCAGCCTCAAGCTAGCCCAGGTCCTCAAGCAGGGCGATACCCCCACCGCCCTGGGGTTGGTCAACGACCTGCTCGATCGCAACGAGCCCGCCCTGCGCATTGTGGCCACTCTAGTCAGCCAGTTTCGGCTGTGGCTGTGGCTTAAAGCCCTAGTTGGGGTAGCCAGCGACGCCGAGGTGGCGGCGGCAGCAGAGATCGCTAATCCCAAGCGAATTTACTTCTTAAAACAAGAGGTGCGATCGCTGAGTCTCACCCAATTGCAACGGAGTTTGCCTTTGCTACTAGAATTAGAGTCTGATCTAAAGCAGGGCAGGGATGAACGCGCTACTCTACACACAAAAGTGATAGAAATTTGTCAGTTGTTTAGGCCCGGTAGTACCTAG
- a CDS encoding precorrin-8X methylmutase translates to MAQLWQSPILEESFALIDREVGEHGFTPAEYAVVRRVIHSTADFDFKELVRFSEGAIATATHHLSNGGPIIVDVTMVRQGVAGMVERTFQNPLLTAVTLGDSPEDGRTRTEAGLLRCLEEHPNALVAIGNAPTALMALCDRIASGQAHPALVIGAPVGFVAVEASKQRLAQTPVPQIRVEGRKGGSPVAAAILNALLVLAWEQQV, encoded by the coding sequence ATGGCGCAGCTGTGGCAGAGCCCTATTTTAGAAGAAAGTTTTGCGCTGATTGACCGGGAAGTGGGCGAGCATGGGTTTACTCCGGCGGAGTATGCGGTGGTGCGGCGCGTCATTCACAGTACTGCCGATTTTGACTTTAAGGAGTTGGTGAGGTTTAGCGAGGGGGCGATCGCCACGGCGACCCATCATCTCTCAAATGGCGGCCCCATCATTGTAGATGTGACGATGGTGCGCCAAGGGGTGGCGGGCATGGTTGAGCGCACGTTTCAAAATCCTCTGCTGACAGCTGTGACATTGGGCGATTCGCCAGAGGATGGGCGCACCCGTACGGAGGCCGGACTGCTGCGGTGTTTGGAGGAGCATCCCAACGCGCTGGTGGCAATTGGCAATGCGCCGACGGCGCTAATGGCGCTGTGCGATCGCATCGCCTCAGGTCAGGCCCACCCTGCCTTAGTTATCGGTGCTCCGGTTGGCTTTGTGGCGGTCGAAGCCTCAAAACAGCGCCTGGCCCAGACCCCGGTGCCGCAAATTCGAGTAGAGGGCCGCAAAGGGGGCTCGCCGGTGGCGGCGGCCATCCTCAACGCCTTGCTGGTGCTGGCTTGGGAGCAGCAGGTATGA
- the cbiE gene encoding precorrin-6y C5,15-methyltransferase (decarboxylating) subunit CbiE, with amino-acid sequence MTPIQVVGIGLDGREGLSPKLLQIIDQAVVLVGSPRHLSYFPDATAETWVLGDLKATLDRLRQWLDTTKPGIAVVLASGDPLFFGLGRLLLDHLPAESLTFHPHLSAVQLAFSRLKLPWQGATLISAHGRSTEELTTALRRGDALIAVLTDPTHNPAALGKLILTLGLPYSYRLTICENLGDDAETIHHLTPETTASKTFAALNVVVLQRQHEAGLDAENLPLIGLPDRAFATFSDRPGLITKRDIRIQILADLDPRPGQTIWDVGAGTGSVSVEINRLCPTAQVYAIEKTAAGYGLIQQNQRRLGNTNLHPIYGAAPEALEALPDPDRIFIGGSGGHLAEILDRCAQRLRPQGRIVLALATLEHTSTALSWASGTADGRSAWPVDLRQIQVQQGVRVGALTRWQPLTPITIITLNYP; translated from the coding sequence ATGACCCCAATTCAAGTGGTGGGAATTGGGTTGGATGGGCGAGAGGGGCTATCGCCCAAACTGCTGCAAATCATAGACCAAGCGGTAGTGCTGGTGGGCAGTCCCCGACATCTCAGTTACTTTCCTGACGCGACGGCAGAAACTTGGGTCTTAGGAGATCTAAAAGCAACCCTCGATCGCCTCCGTCAGTGGTTAGACACTACTAAACCCGGTATTGCCGTGGTTTTGGCCTCTGGCGACCCACTCTTTTTTGGCCTAGGGCGGTTGCTGCTCGACCACCTGCCCGCTGAGAGCCTAACCTTTCATCCCCACCTGAGTGCGGTGCAGTTGGCCTTTAGTCGGCTAAAGCTCCCCTGGCAGGGGGCGACGCTGATCAGCGCCCACGGCCGATCTACCGAAGAACTTACTACTGCCCTGCGGCGCGGGGATGCACTGATTGCGGTACTCACCGACCCGACTCACAATCCGGCTGCCCTAGGAAAGCTGATTCTCACGCTGGGGTTGCCCTATAGCTATCGGCTAACGATCTGTGAAAATTTGGGTGATGACGCCGAAACCATTCACCATTTGACGCCTGAAACTACGGCGAGTAAAACCTTTGCGGCCCTCAACGTGGTGGTGCTCCAGCGGCAGCATGAGGCAGGGCTCGATGCCGAAAATCTGCCGCTGATTGGCCTGCCCGATCGCGCCTTTGCTACCTTTAGTGATCGCCCCGGCCTAATTACCAAGCGCGACATTCGCATTCAAATTCTGGCCGACCTAGACCCGAGGCCAGGGCAGACTATTTGGGATGTTGGGGCCGGTACCGGCTCCGTCAGCGTTGAAATTAATCGCCTCTGCCCCACCGCCCAGGTTTACGCCATTGAGAAAACCGCCGCTGGCTACGGCTTAATTCAGCAAAACCAGCGCCGTCTAGGTAATACTAACCTACACCCGATCTATGGGGCTGCCCCTGAAGCCTTAGAAGCCCTGCCCGACCCCGATCGCATCTTTATTGGCGGCAGCGGCGGCCACCTGGCTGAAATTCTCGATCGATGCGCTCAACGCCTCCGACCCCAGGGCCGAATTGTCTTAGCCTTAGCGACCCTAGAGCACACCAGCACGGCGCTGTCCTGGGCCAGCGGAACCGCAGACGGTCGCTCTGCTTGGCCGGTAGATCTGCGTCAAATTCAGGTACAGCAAGGGGTTCGAGTCGGAGCACTGACCCGCTGGCAACCCCTCACCCCCATTACCATCATCACCCTGAACTATCCCTAA
- a CDS encoding CPBP family glutamic-type intramembrane protease, protein MPLTYPVAPQHKLPLLLPLYLLAPVAVEVHRRLANSTWSAYGIAWDWPFAKATAAGFGVAAGGVVLLVALQVGLGWRRWQSIDQPVALEGAELSPTGHTNAQTISSPSPGVVLLAVLPLALFVGWIEELVFRGVLVNGLGQALPVGLMAIAVCLIFAFSHLLWDGPAGMRQVPGLAVMGAVLLLARWVGGGSLGLAWGLHAGWVFAIAAIDALALLKPGKDGPVWLVGLPDQPLTGLLPLGLLVLTGVGVWALG, encoded by the coding sequence GTGCCGCTCACCTACCCCGTTGCCCCACAGCATAAGCTGCCCCTGCTGCTGCCTTTATATTTGCTGGCTCCCGTAGCGGTGGAGGTGCATCGTCGCCTCGCCAATAGCACTTGGTCAGCCTACGGCATCGCTTGGGATTGGCCCTTTGCCAAAGCTACCGCTGCCGGGTTTGGGGTAGCCGCCGGAGGTGTAGTCCTGCTAGTGGCATTGCAGGTGGGGCTGGGCTGGCGACGGTGGCAGTCGATTGATCAACCCGTTGCCTTGGAAGGGGCTGAGCTTTCCCCTACGGGCCATACTAATGCTCAAACCATATCTAGTCCTTCGCCAGGGGTAGTGCTGCTTGCGGTACTGCCCCTGGCGCTGTTTGTGGGCTGGATTGAAGAGCTGGTATTTCGCGGCGTCTTAGTGAACGGGCTGGGGCAGGCGCTGCCGGTGGGGCTAATGGCGATCGCCGTCTGCCTCATTTTTGCCTTCTCTCACCTACTGTGGGATGGCCCCGCTGGAATGCGCCAGGTGCCAGGGCTGGCGGTGATGGGGGCGGTGCTGCTGCTAGCTCGCTGGGTCGGGGGTGGTAGCCTGGGCTTGGCCTGGGGGCTCCATGCCGGCTGGGTGTTTGCGATCGCCGCCATTGATGCCCTGGCCCTGCTAAAGCCCGGCAAAGATGGCCCAGTTTGGCTAGTAGGGCTGCCCGATCAGCCGCTCACGGGTTTGCTGCCCCTAGGGTTGCTGGTGCTTACAGGGGTAGGGGTGTGGGCTTTAGGATAA
- a CDS encoding AbrB family transcriptional regulator translates to MAEKPNPLTGKALLQKVKDLSNLTKRETAKECGYYTLTKDNQVRVNLSGFYDALLEAKGINLDPESSKDGRGREPTYRVSVHKNGQIVIGATYTQEMGLKSGDEFEIKLGYKHIHLKQLDADSDEE, encoded by the coding sequence ATGGCAGAAAAACCCAATCCCCTGACCGGCAAAGCATTGCTTCAAAAGGTTAAAGACCTATCTAACCTAACCAAGCGCGAAACCGCTAAAGAATGCGGCTACTACACCCTAACCAAAGACAATCAGGTACGGGTCAATTTGTCTGGCTTTTACGATGCGCTACTAGAGGCTAAAGGCATCAACCTCGATCCTGAAAGCAGTAAAGATGGCCGCGGCCGCGAACCCACGTATCGAGTTAGCGTCCACAAAAATGGCCAGATTGTTATTGGTGCCACTTACACCCAAGAAATGGGCCTTAAGTCTGGCGACGAGTTTGAGATTAAGCTGGGCTACAAGCACATTCATCTGAAGCAGCTCGACGCCGACTCTGACGAAGAATAG
- the acs gene encoding acetate--CoA ligase, with amino-acid sequence MASPTIESILHENRLFSPADEFVQNASIKSLEEYRALAERAAADPAQFWAELASQELHWFKSWDTVLDWQPPFAKWFVGGKINISYNCLDRHLTTWRRNKAALIWEGEPGDSRTLTYAQLHREVCQVANVLKGLGVQKGDRVGIYMPMVPEAAIAMLACARIGAPHTVIFGGFSAEALKDRLNDAEAKVVITADGGFRKDKIVPLKAAVDQALADGGVPSVSSVLVVQRTKAEMTMVEGRDHWWHELQATASAHCPAEEMDAEDLLFILYTSGTTGKPKGVVHTTGGYNLYTHTTFKWTFDIKDTDVYWCTADVGWITGHSYIVYGPLSNGATTVMYEGVPRPSNPGCFWDVIEKYGVTIFYTAPTAIRAFIKMGDELPKARDLSSLRLLGTVGEPINPEAWMWYHQVIGGERCPIVDTWWQTETGGFMITPLPGAIATKPGSATLPFPGILADVVDLDGNPVPPGEGGYLVIKHPWPSMMRTVYGDDDRYRRTYWEHIAPVNGQYLYFAGDGARKDADSYFWVMGRVDDVINVSGHRLGTMEVESALVSHPAVAEAAVVGRKDDLKGEDIFAFVILEGHYSASDELKQELKQHVVNEIGAIARPGEIRFADALPKTRSGKIIRRFLRNLASGEAIAGDASTMEDQSVLDQLRQG; translated from the coding sequence ATGGCTTCCCCCACCATCGAATCAATTCTCCACGAAAACCGCCTGTTTTCGCCGGCTGATGAGTTTGTTCAAAACGCATCCATCAAGAGCCTAGAGGAGTATCGTGCCCTGGCCGAACGGGCAGCGGCAGACCCAGCTCAGTTTTGGGCAGAACTCGCCAGTCAGGAGCTGCACTGGTTTAAGTCTTGGGATACAGTGCTCGACTGGCAGCCGCCCTTTGCGAAGTGGTTTGTGGGGGGCAAAATCAACATTTCCTACAACTGTTTAGATCGCCACCTTACTACCTGGCGACGCAACAAAGCCGCCCTGATTTGGGAAGGGGAGCCGGGCGATAGCCGCACCCTGACCTACGCCCAGCTGCACCGTGAGGTGTGCCAGGTAGCCAACGTGCTCAAGGGGTTGGGGGTACAGAAGGGTGATCGCGTCGGCATCTATATGCCCATGGTGCCTGAGGCGGCGATCGCCATGCTCGCCTGCGCCCGCATTGGTGCCCCCCACACCGTCATCTTTGGCGGCTTTAGCGCCGAAGCACTGAAAGATCGCCTCAACGATGCTGAGGCCAAAGTAGTAATTACAGCCGACGGTGGCTTTCGCAAAGACAAGATTGTGCCGCTCAAAGCCGCGGTAGATCAGGCTCTGGCCGACGGCGGTGTGCCCAGTGTGTCTAGCGTACTGGTGGTGCAGCGCACCAAGGCCGAGATGACGATGGTTGAAGGACGCGACCATTGGTGGCACGAGCTCCAAGCCACTGCCTCAGCCCACTGTCCCGCTGAGGAAATGGACGCCGAAGACCTGCTGTTCATTCTTTACACCAGCGGGACCACGGGCAAACCCAAGGGGGTGGTGCACACTACCGGGGGCTACAACCTATACACCCACACCACCTTTAAGTGGACTTTTGACATCAAAGACACCGATGTTTATTGGTGCACGGCTGACGTGGGTTGGATTACGGGACACAGCTACATCGTCTACGGCCCGCTGTCGAACGGAGCGACTACGGTGATGTATGAGGGGGTGCCCCGGCCCTCCAACCCCGGCTGCTTTTGGGATGTAATTGAAAAGTACGGCGTCACCATTTTCTACACCGCTCCCACCGCCATTCGCGCCTTTATCAAAATGGGCGACGAGTTGCCCAAGGCGCGAGATCTGTCGTCGCTACGGCTGCTAGGCACCGTTGGCGAACCGATCAACCCAGAAGCCTGGATGTGGTACCACCAGGTGATTGGTGGCGAGCGCTGCCCCATCGTCGATACCTGGTGGCAGACGGAAACCGGCGGCTTTATGATTACGCCCCTGCCAGGGGCGATCGCCACCAAACCCGGTTCCGCGACCCTTCCTTTCCCCGGTATTTTGGCCGATGTGGTCGATCTTGACGGCAACCCGGTGCCCCCGGGTGAGGGCGGCTACCTAGTGATCAAACATCCCTGGCCCAGCATGATGCGCACGGTCTACGGCGACGACGACCGCTACCGCCGCACCTACTGGGAACACATTGCCCCAGTCAACGGCCAATATCTATACTTTGCGGGCGACGGTGCCCGCAAAGATGCCGACAGCTACTTTTGGGTGATGGGTCGGGTGGATGACGTGATCAACGTGTCGGGCCATCGCCTGGGCACCATGGAGGTCGAGTCGGCGCTAGTTTCCCATCCGGCGGTAGCCGAGGCTGCCGTGGTGGGTCGCAAAGATGACCTCAAGGGCGAAGATATCTTTGCCTTTGTGATTTTGGAGGGTCACTATAGCGCCAGCGACGAGCTAAAGCAGGAACTCAAACAGCACGTGGTGAATGAAATTGGCGCGATCGCCCGACCCGGCGAAATTAGGTTTGCCGATGCGCTGCCCAAGACGCGATCGGGCAAAATCATCCGTCGCTTTTTGCGCAATTTAGCCAGCGGCGAGGCGATCGCAGGTGATGCTTCCACAATGGAAGATCAAAGTGTGCTCGATCAACTTCGCCAGGGCTAA
- a CDS encoding ferritin-like domain-containing protein gives MKTRFNSISQPINQALLPLFDKLTALRDRCGQQIEQMQHLGRTIGLALPLAMLLFFCVGPTAAAQAQGTVLSPRQVTEYALTLEKLEADFYRRAVTAAQSGGLSGIPQAAKDIIVSYGQDEARHVADLSAVLPSLGGNPNAVVIPANPNYAAILGRDPFANPADFLLVGQYVEDLGVAAYKGQVQNLLAAGEAGKTVLAAALEIHSVEARHAAGVRFLRQTLLGADVNPWISENARTKQNANSVEVIYNENRPGSPIPFSSDAFDGYATQSEVLALVGPILTEAPQTNQPRSQTPNNPSPTPNNQGGSTQNNAPRALW, from the coding sequence GTGAAAACACGTTTTAATTCAATTTCTCAACCGATAAACCAGGCCCTGCTGCCCTTGTTCGACAAGCTGACAGCTTTACGCGATCGCTGTGGTCAGCAGATTGAGCAGATGCAGCACCTAGGGCGCACCATAGGCCTTGCTCTGCCGCTGGCAATGCTGTTGTTCTTCTGTGTTGGCCCGACCGCTGCTGCCCAAGCCCAGGGAACGGTCTTGTCCCCTCGACAGGTGACTGAATATGCCCTCACCTTGGAAAAACTAGAAGCTGACTTTTATCGCCGTGCGGTCACGGCTGCTCAAAGCGGTGGTCTATCTGGCATTCCCCAGGCAGCGAAAGATATCATTGTTTCCTACGGTCAAGACGAAGCCCGGCACGTAGCCGATCTTTCAGCCGTCCTGCCTTCGCTAGGTGGTAATCCAAATGCGGTAGTGATTCCAGCTAACCCCAATTACGCGGCTATTCTAGGCCGCGACCCGTTTGCTAACCCGGCTGACTTTCTGCTAGTGGGTCAGTACGTCGAAGATCTAGGTGTTGCCGCTTACAAAGGGCAAGTACAAAACCTGTTGGCCGCAGGTGAAGCCGGTAAAACCGTATTGGCGGCCGCGCTAGAAATCCACAGTGTAGAAGCTCGCCATGCCGCCGGGGTCAGGTTCCTGCGGCAGACCCTGCTAGGCGCTGATGTTAATCCCTGGATTTCAGAGAATGCCAGGACCAAACAGAACGCCAACAGTGTTGAGGTTATTTACAACGAAAATCGGCCGGGTTCGCCTATTCCCTTTAGCTCTGACGCATTCGACGGTTATGCAACTCAGAGTGAAGTCTTGGCACTCGTCGGCCCGATTTTGACTGAAGCTCCTCAAACTAACCAACCCAGGTCTCAAACGCCAAACAACCCGAGCCCAACGCCAAATAACCAGGGCGGGTCTACACAAAATAACGCTCCTCGGGCATTGTGGTAA